One region of Polynucleobacter sp. SHI8 genomic DNA includes:
- the purM gene encoding phosphoribosylformylglycinamidine cyclo-ligase: MSNSTSNDLNVKNNLQTKGLSYKDAGVDIDAGDALVERIKPLAKKTMREGVLAGIGGFGALFEVPKRYQEPVLVSGTDGVGTKLKLAFEWQIHDTVGQDLVAMSVNDILVQGAESLFFLDYFACGHLTVDVAATVVGGIAQGCEIAGCALIGGETAEMPGMYPDGEYDLAGFAVGVVEKSKIITGKTITPGDVVIGLASSGAHSNGYSLIRKIIEVSGATRSFDMGGRPLEEVVMTPTKIYVKPVLELLNLVNIKGMAHITGGGLVENIPRVLPDHVQAVLHRDAWQMPQLFQWLSKAGNVDDQEMYRVFNCGIGLAIILPDQDASTAIEFLKKHDIESFQLGEIVERPSGAHQTIVI, from the coding sequence ATGTCAAATTCGACAAGTAATGATTTAAATGTGAAAAATAATCTCCAAACCAAAGGTTTGTCTTATAAAGACGCTGGTGTAGATATCGATGCTGGTGATGCTTTGGTTGAGAGAATTAAGCCTTTGGCCAAAAAAACGATGCGCGAAGGCGTCCTGGCGGGTATAGGGGGCTTTGGCGCCCTTTTTGAGGTACCTAAACGATATCAAGAGCCAGTCTTAGTCTCGGGTACAGATGGTGTTGGGACAAAATTGAAATTAGCCTTTGAGTGGCAGATTCATGACACGGTAGGTCAAGATTTGGTTGCGATGAGTGTCAACGATATTTTGGTTCAGGGTGCTGAGTCCTTGTTTTTCCTAGATTATTTTGCTTGTGGTCACTTGACAGTCGATGTGGCAGCTACCGTTGTTGGTGGTATTGCGCAGGGTTGTGAAATCGCCGGCTGTGCTCTTATTGGTGGTGAAACCGCAGAAATGCCAGGCATGTACCCTGATGGTGAGTATGATTTAGCTGGATTTGCAGTAGGAGTTGTAGAAAAATCAAAAATTATCACAGGTAAAACCATCACTCCAGGAGATGTAGTCATAGGTTTGGCTTCTAGTGGAGCCCATTCCAACGGCTATTCTTTAATTCGTAAAATTATTGAGGTAAGTGGCGCTACGAGGAGTTTTGATATGGGCGGCAGACCACTCGAAGAGGTGGTAATGACTCCTACAAAAATTTATGTAAAGCCTGTATTAGAGTTATTGAACCTAGTCAATATTAAGGGAATGGCACATATTACAGGTGGTGGTTTAGTAGAAAATATTCCACGTGTTTTGCCTGATCATGTTCAAGCAGTCCTGCACCGGGATGCATGGCAAATGCCCCAATTATTTCAATGGCTATCCAAAGCCGGAAATGTAGATGATCAAGAAATGTATCGTGTATTTAATTGTGGTATCGGGCTAGCAATCATTCTGCCAGATCAAGATGCGAGTACCGCTATCGAATTTTTGAAAAAACATGATATCGAGAGCTTTCAGTTAGGTGAAATTGTTGAGCGCCCATCAGGAGCGCATCAAACCATTGTTATTTAA